A genomic region of Lytechinus pictus isolate F3 Inbred chromosome 2, Lp3.0, whole genome shotgun sequence contains the following coding sequences:
- the LOC129254689 gene encoding bleomycin hydrolase-like: protein MTNQRSSGRCWIFACLNTMRIPFMKKLNIEEFEFSQNHLFFWDKIERSNYFLTSMVEIFKQEEPVEGRLVSFMLTCPTNDGGQWDMLVNLVNKYGVMPKKCFPEAHSSGASRRLNVTLTTKLRDYAKELRDMVEKKSSASDIEARIKEQMAEIFRVTSICLGIPPTTFTWDYHDKTKTFQSVGPITPKDFYLQHVKPVFNMDEKVCIVNDPRPKNKYEEMYTVQYLGNMVGGQKTLYNNQPIDILKSTALKSIQNGEPVWFGCDVGKFSTRKTGILDTKSLDYELVFGIQSLQLDKAERLLFGESLMTHAMVLTGVGTDGAENDTKTTKWRVENSWGEDTGEKGYLVMSDEWFSEFVFEVVVDKAYVPAEVLAVQTKEPIVLPPWDPMGSLAHPVSAKL, encoded by the exons ATGACCAACCAGCGGAGCTCTGGGCGTTGCTGGATCTTTGCCTGTCTCAACACCATGCGTATCCCATTCATGAAAAAACTCAACATAGAGGAGTTTGAATTCAGTCAGAATCATCTCTTCTTTTGGGATAAG ATCGAACGCTCAAACTACTTCCTCACTTCCATGGTTGAGATCTTCAAGCAAGAGGAGCCTGTGGAGGGCCGTTTGGTCAGTTTTATGCTGACCTGTCCAACCAATGATGGTGGTCAATGGGACATGCTGGTCAATTTGGTCAATAAGTATGGAGTGATGCCCAAGAAATGCTTCCCTGAGGCACACTCATCTGGAGCATCACGGAGGCTCAATGTCACCCTCACAAccaag TTGCGTGATTATGCCAAGGAGCTACGTGATATGGTGGAAAAGAAATCTTCGGCCTCAGACATTGAGGCAAGGATCAAGGAACAGATGGCAGAG ATCTTCCGGGTAACCAGTATCTGTCTTGGTATCCCACCTACAACCTTCACCTGGGATTACCATGACAAGACCAAGACCTTTCAATCTGTAGGACCAATCACACCTAAAGACTTCTATCTTCAGCATGTCAAACCCGTCTTTAACATGGATGAGAAG GTGTGCATAGTGAATGATCCACGACCAAAGAACAAGTATGAAGAGATGTATACTGTCCAGTACTTAGGCAACATGGTTGGTGGTCAAAAGACCCTCTATAACAACCAACCCATTGACATTCTCAAATCCACTGCCCTTAAATCAATACAGAATGGAGAG CCCGTTTGGTTTGGATGTGATGTTGGCAAATTTAGCACTAGGAAGACCGGCATACTAGACACAAAAAG ctTGGACTATGAGTTGGTGTTTGGAATTCAGAGTTTACAACTGGACAAGGCCGAAAGACTTCTGTTTGGAGAATCATTGATGACACATGCTATGGTACTTACAGGAGTAGGAACCGAT GGTGCTGAAAACGATACCAAGACAACTAAATGGAGGGTTGAGAATTCATGGGGTGAAGACACAGGCGAGAAAG GGTACCTTGTGATGTCAGATGAGTGGTTCTCTGAGTTTGTCTTTGAAGTGGTTGTTGACAAGGCATACGTTCCTGCTGAAGTCCTAGCTGTCCAAACCAAGGAACCCATTGTTCTACCTCCATGGGACCCTATGGGCTCTCTTGCACATCCTGTCTCTGCCAAACTCTAA